From the Elusimicrobiota bacterium genome, one window contains:
- a CDS encoding tetratricopeptide repeat protein yields the protein MKSSKVYKTIVYLMLGLTALLFLIAKIHEDDIWFHLSAGKYILKNFSVPYLDSFSYTAVNPYIDSHWFYQIILYVFYSIAGFFGIFLYQLLVIGAIFYILFKLGKKSNFYISTFCIFLTLIIANQRFMMRPEMFSYLFAILYIVILESFQKQISFDCHCEGRSPVAISRDCSRSGIFDFTGVRKRILYLLPILQIFWTNTHGFFVFGPIIIGCYFIGELIQQKLLFLHVITSPKGVAIRPILLSLILSTLACFVNPYGYKLALYPFLLAGEVGTIASPYFKSVSELAPTLITGIGSFYKSAFAILIIISFLSFFVCKKFSLARFMVYILFLYVGFIAVRNTAFFAFVSALITIVNFEEMKILQLPIDDKAQKNLGYIYMVFVIFLSAFLSFNITTNKYYRHEKSVQQFGIGKIGILYPTGAIEFIKSSNLQGNVFNDAIPGGYFVWNCYPERKVFADGRLEIYGEKFLAEYKSVTDNPDIYWQRIADKYKIDYVLLQALSPHSKNLIKHLYKNNLWKLVYVDEGGIVFVKSDLKKIKPMFNELNLDRYSEYDKLLAMISYANFFFYTEQYEKARLLYIKVLESEPNSVEAYINLGAVFMAEKKYNDAMNCYRLSIKNSSKYAEPFLGLAVIYLNRKNYVAALESVGFALRRKPVYPEAQFLLSYIYQKSGQFKNAINVYKEMISMNPADEKLYDSLGTAYYLKGDYSEALTQFKKALEINPQYNEAKHHFDVCSDKIKEIERGK from the coding sequence ATGAAGTCATCAAAAGTTTATAAAACAATAGTTTATCTAATGCTCGGGCTGACTGCCCTGCTTTTTCTTATAGCAAAAATCCACGAAGATGATATATGGTTTCATCTTTCTGCCGGAAAATATATTTTAAAAAATTTTAGCGTACCATATCTTGATTCGTTCTCATATACTGCCGTAAATCCTTATATTGATTCTCACTGGTTTTATCAGATTATACTTTATGTTTTTTATAGCATTGCGGGATTTTTTGGAATATTTTTATACCAGTTGCTGGTAATAGGTGCTATATTTTACATTCTGTTCAAATTGGGAAAGAAATCAAATTTTTATATTTCAACTTTTTGCATTTTTCTTACTTTAATTATAGCCAACCAAAGATTTATGATGAGACCCGAGATGTTTTCATATCTTTTCGCGATATTATATATTGTAATTCTTGAATCATTCCAAAAACAAATATCCTTTGATTGTCATTGCGAGGGACGAAGTCCCGTGGCAATCTCAAGGGATTGTTCCAGGAGTGGAATCTTCGACTTCACTGGCGTTCGCAAAAGAATATTATATCTTTTACCCATTCTACAGATTTTCTGGACGAATACTCACGGATTTTTTGTTTTTGGACCAATAATAATTGGGTGTTATTTTATTGGCGAATTGATACAGCAAAAATTATTATTTTTACATGTCATTACGAGCCCGAAGGGCGTGGCAATCCGCCCCATTTTATTATCACTAATTTTATCCACTTTAGCATGTTTTGTGAACCCCTACGGCTACAAGCTTGCGCTTTATCCCTTTTTGCTTGCCGGAGAGGTTGGGACAATAGCATCGCCGTACTTCAAAAGTGTAAGCGAACTTGCCCCGACACTTATAACCGGTATCGGAAGTTTTTACAAATCGGCATTTGCAATTTTAATAATTATTTCATTTTTAAGCTTTTTCGTATGTAAAAAATTTTCTCTGGCTCGTTTTATGGTATATATTCTGTTCCTATATGTAGGTTTCATTGCAGTCAGGAACACGGCATTTTTTGCTTTTGTATCTGCTTTAATAACCATTGTTAATTTTGAAGAAATGAAAATATTACAGCTTCCCATTGACGATAAAGCACAGAAAAATCTGGGATATATTTATATGGTTTTTGTGATATTTTTGTCCGCATTTTTATCTTTTAACATCACAACAAACAAATACTACAGGCACGAGAAGTCGGTCCAGCAGTTCGGCATCGGCAAAATAGGTATCTTGTATCCTACGGGAGCTATTGAGTTTATAAAAAGCAGCAATTTGCAAGGTAACGTTTTTAACGATGCCATACCCGGCGGATATTTTGTCTGGAACTGCTATCCTGAAAGAAAAGTTTTTGCCGATGGCCGGCTGGAAATTTACGGTGAAAAGTTTCTGGCAGAATACAAAAGCGTTACGGATAACCCGGATATTTATTGGCAGAGAATTGCCGACAAATACAAAATTGATTATGTCCTTTTGCAGGCACTGTCGCCGCACTCTAAAAATTTAATAAAGCATCTGTATAAAAATAATTTATGGAAACTGGTATATGTTGACGAGGGGGGGATCGTTTTTGTTAAAAGTGACTTAAAAAAAATCAAACCGATGTTTAATGAATTAAATCTTGACCGTTATTCGGAATATGATAAACTGCTTGCCATGATTTCATATGCTAATTTTTTCTTTTATACGGAACAATATGAAAAAGCCCGCCTGCTCTATATTAAAGTGCTGGAATCAGAGCCGAATTCAGTTGAGGCATATATAAATCTTGGAGCTGTTTTTATGGCGGAAAAAAAATATAATGATGCGATGAACTGCTATCGGCTATCAATAAAAAATTCGTCAAAGTACGCCGAACCGTTTCTTGGACTTGCTGTTATATATCTTAATCGGAAAAATTATGTTGCGGCACTTGAAAGTGTGGGATTTGCACTTAGGCGTAAACCCGTTTATCCCGAAGCGCAGTTTTTGCTTTCCTACATTTATCAAAAAAGCGGTCAGTTCAAAAATGCGATAAATGTCTATAAAGAAATGATTTCAATGAATCCGGCAGATGAAAAATTGTATGATTCGCTTGGAACAGCATATTATTTAAAAGGCGATTATAGTGAAGCACTTACACAATTCAAAAAAGCCCTGGAAATAAATCCTCAATATAATGAGGCAAAACACCATTTTGATGTATGTTCGGATAAAATTAAGGAGATTGAAAGGGGGAAATAA
- a CDS encoding tetratricopeptide repeat protein, whose protein sequence is MNKKYILILILIIFGFLLYSDTLKNPFLWDDGFFIKDSNFIKKWENTWVFFSPKNYFKYTQDLTYRPLPFLVNILNYKLWGVNPIGHRLSNIFLHIAVAILLYFLVMCFFAEKDTPLPVLKSKTRGVALLSALFFIAHPANNEVVNMVSFNETQLSTMFFLLSFLCYVKSKNRLPRPNELGLAMTNEVDVIARQRRSNPYSFAVIGYFLAVFSKETAITLPAVIILYDLIIKEKIRIKKYLPFLAVAVFYLILRFFIFRHPMEAMVKYPGNSFTTNILTMLGNIPIYAGLIFLPFNLSMEHRMETVPIFLETQVIAGFLLVIIYLVILVYAYKKSKLTFFWLMWILITFLPTSNIIPMQNIVAERYLYLPLIGFCVLLAMLLLKMSQIVIASVSEVEDPTHGAIQLLSLRGKLERACPPTFQWWGNLMGLLHDKSVRNDKHRMFAMTAYIGIDLAICILAFFSVLLINRNRDWKDEFSFYSKTLKQVPDSPGANVTMGLLYAKNKDFSKAFEYVNKALKLDPKLIEGQEALASIYQDTGEYDKAVKIYEEMAENKKYMLYKAPFLNLGIMYKTKKQYGRAIENFNRAIELNPLTADAYAYLAEIYEGQGDAGKVGEYYKKAENADPDNYVALNALGIIYGQENKFEKSLKYFKRAAKIRPNSAEIHFNIGYLHFLLYEYGEAVKEMETTLKLDPDYKKAKFVISQISGKSRISQ, encoded by the coding sequence AATAAAAAGTATATTTTAATCTTAATCTTAATTATTTTTGGTTTTCTTCTTTATTCAGATACACTTAAAAATCCGTTTTTATGGGATGATGGATTTTTTATTAAGGACAGTAACTTCATAAAGAAATGGGAAAATACCTGGGTATTTTTTTCGCCGAAAAATTATTTTAAATATACTCAGGACCTTACATATAGACCTCTGCCGTTTCTTGTTAATATTCTAAATTATAAATTGTGGGGAGTAAACCCAATAGGTCATAGACTATCTAATATTTTTCTCCATATAGCAGTTGCCATACTGTTATATTTTTTGGTTATGTGCTTTTTCGCAGAAAAAGACACCCCCCTGCCAGTTTTGAAGAGCAAAACTAGGGGGGTCGCATTATTAAGTGCCCTGTTTTTTATTGCTCATCCTGCGAATAACGAAGTTGTAAATATGGTTTCATTTAACGAAACCCAGCTTTCCACAATGTTTTTTCTGCTCTCGTTTCTTTGTTACGTTAAATCAAAAAACAGATTGCCACGACCCAATGAATTGGGTCTCGCAATGACTAATGAAGTTGACGTCATTGCGAGGCAACGCCGAAGCAATCCCTACAGTTTTGCCGTTATAGGTTATTTCCTTGCTGTTTTTTCCAAAGAAACAGCCATAACACTTCCTGCTGTGATAATTCTGTATGATCTAATAATTAAAGAGAAAATTCGGATAAAAAAATATCTACCGTTTTTGGCAGTAGCAGTTTTCTATCTTATTTTAAGATTTTTTATATTCAGGCATCCGATGGAAGCAATGGTTAAATACCCCGGTAACAGTTTTACCACAAACATTTTAACAATGCTTGGAAATATACCGATATATGCCGGACTAATCTTTCTACCTTTTAATTTGAGCATGGAACATAGAATGGAGACGGTCCCTATCTTTTTAGAGACACAAGTGATTGCAGGGTTTTTATTAGTAATAATTTATTTAGTGATTTTAGTTTATGCCTACAAAAAGTCCAAATTAACATTCTTTTGGTTGATGTGGATACTTATTACTTTTTTACCGACATCCAATATAATTCCAATGCAAAACATTGTTGCTGAAAGATATTTATATCTTCCGCTTATAGGATTCTGTGTTTTGTTAGCGATGTTATTGCTAAAAATGTCACAGATTGTCATTGCGAGCGTAAGCGAAGTCGAAGATCCCACCCATGGGGCAATCCAATTGTTGTCATTGCGGGGTAAATTAGAGCGTGCCTGCCCGCCAACGTTTCAGTGGTGGGGCAATCTTATGGGATTGCTTCACGATAAGTCTGTTCGCAATGACAAGCATAGAATGTTCGCAATGACAGCTTATATTGGTATTGATTTAGCCATTTGTATTCTTGCATTTTTTTCCGTTCTATTAATTAACCGTAATCGCGACTGGAAAGACGAGTTTTCTTTTTATTCAAAAACATTGAAGCAAGTTCCTGACAGTCCTGGTGCAAATGTAACCATGGGTTTGCTTTATGCAAAAAATAAAGATTTCTCAAAAGCATTTGAATATGTAAATAAAGCACTAAAACTTGATCCGAAATTAATTGAGGGTCAGGAAGCATTGGCTTCAATTTATCAGGATACCGGTGAATATGATAAAGCGGTTAAAATTTATGAAGAGATGGCTGAAAATAAAAAATATATGCTTTATAAAGCACCGTTTCTAAATCTTGGAATAATGTATAAGACAAAAAAACAATATGGTCGGGCGATTGAAAATTTCAACAGAGCGATTGAATTGAACCCGCTGACAGCAGATGCATATGCTTATCTTGCAGAAATTTACGAAGGACAAGGGGATGCTGGTAAAGTTGGAGAATATTATAAAAAGGCTGAAAATGCAGACCCTGATAATTATGTTGCTTTAAATGCGCTCGGAATTATTTATGGACAGGAAAACAAATTTGAAAAATCGTTAAAATATTTCAAAAGAGCAGCAAAAATTAGACCCAATTCCGCGGAAATTCACTTTAACATCGGTTATCTGCATTTTCTGTTATATGAGTACGGAGAGGCAGTGAAAGAGATGGAAACAACACTTAAACTTGACCCGGATTACAAAAAGGCAAAGTTTGTAATTTCACAGATTAGTGGAAAATCACGCATTTCGCAGTGA